A single window of Salvia splendens isolate huo1 chromosome 8, SspV2, whole genome shotgun sequence DNA harbors:
- the LOC121743071 gene encoding DDT domain-containing protein PTM-like isoform X2: protein METVVVEPESHRGRKRKVNNVQTAAQGIGSRKKVMHTRSFELVGRYVLNEFKGSGVLLGRIMDYDSGLYRINYEGDLCEDLNSRKVKSLLVEEGDLTDEWPKRKEMLNQLLSSKDVNSNTATATYARELEKANPIDSSSLSGMTNSCSADDGIVNVQSDEVGADSSSGSCGGALGEETKRPLFLPPDLPPSSGHIGVPEECVSCLLSVYSFLRSFSVRLFLYPFALDDFVGALNCSVANTLLDSVHVALMCFLKRQLEKIHADGSGFASKVLRSLDWSLLDTLTWPIYLVNYLIAMGHKNGDDWKELYAHCLERDYYTLSAGKKLITLQILCDDVLDTEELRAEMDMREVSEIGKEIDTSTVLGACEPARILSGDSKTSNCMDIEAAQRVENHQTKKSHDNLHTESLVGGAVEDGNGDECRLCGMDGVLVCCDGCPMAYHSRCLGLNKMPVSNVSWYCPECKVSEKDPKILRRTTLRGGEVFGVDPTGLVFVASCDHLLVMKTSVDSGTSPRYYIRHHIPGVLNVLNANPDFATAYSEICQGIMQYWDLSADTIPSSNRKSGIGLELQNEGSGPCIAQLVDMLDKVPETTEVQNHATCVTGPVRQQCEILKTMVDEPASSSSLIGRPASPHESSQQSNSNTTEAVSTRSSNISALSDAPSEANRSLVSQKLDNKIGSTCGSPARWCLYKGSSFKKTGYINHYLHGDFSASAAANLAILSHEESQVSESQQAVSISYADQVKAFSIAAMGFSWPNVDNKLAEVPRERCSWCFSCKASVTSKRECLLNAAASNATRGVMKVLAGVRPVKNGRDERLAGIAAYIMFMEESLSGLLVGPFLNDTFRKQWRRQLEQAANCSEMKILLLELEENMRSIAFSGDWMKLVDCFSTQSSTSEIATGSTQKCRPGRRGKKRPDMVEAVADGFMNKPTKFTWWRGGIMSKLMFQRGVLPSSFIKKPARQGGKKKIPGVRYVEGNEIPRISRQLFWRSAVEISRSVAHLALQVRYFNLYVRWGDLGRPEQMPGDGKGSEAESSAFRNAVIHAKKIVGHEVRYCVGFGCRKHLPVRVMKNIVQTEKILESGKERYWFSETFIPLYLIREYERKAEKAKSVNVLSKLQKRQLKVSRENIFSALLLEMGNTGKNCCSCHQDVSYRSAVKCHACQGLCHQQCATTRTVNKSEDTDFVVICKQCCETQAATPADSSCGSATSPLLPQVPDVSKPAIPKDVNSVCDKESLINNPTVTTTNAIPKVVNSVSHKGSLINRPAVTKTKTNARSNWGLIWRKKFSEDTGFDFRSRNILLSGNTDRELMKPVCRLCDQPYAGDAMYICCESCKNWLHADALELDESKIFSVVGYKCCKCRRIKSPVCPYSNLPKKTVLKGKIENQQGSKLKIPAMAFNRDMILAHLEDVPTASKLLQKPKAIIAPALATNNPLLASLDKVKQCTEGESELNSGWKNANASDPEPRKLSVRRHDNREMDVQCQEGACPFEASLPLEENGVNSTLEMLIRRSTRQETKLATKSFRDEEVTKSTEANPLTPVQDSLSLQQFASQDFFDLETNVGGHVNSKEPSTVPKNGITEAFHDQEKLFASAETSKQMVPCKLCSRNEPHIDLSCEICGINIHKTCSPWYESSSDEDDWRCGSCRDWS, encoded by the exons CCTAAGAGAAAGGAAATGCTGAACCAACTTTTGTCAAGTAAAGATGTGAACTCGAACACAGCAACTGCTACCTATGCACGAGAGCTGGAAAAAGCAAATCCCATTGATTCATCATCATTGAGTGGAATGACCAATTCTTGTAGTGCTGATGACGGGATTGTCAATGTTCAGAGTGATGAGGTTGGTGCTGATTCTTCGAGTGGTTCATGTGGGGGTGCTCTAGGGGAGGAGACTAAACGGCCACTTTTTCTACCACCAGATCTGCCTCCTTCGTCTGGTCATATTGGCGTTCCGGAAGAGTGCGTCTCATGTCTTCTTTCTGTCTATAGTTTCTTGCGTTCATTCAGTGTGCGGCTGTTTCTGTACCCTTTTGCATTGGATGATTTTGTGGGGGCACTCAATTGCTCTGTTGCAAACACTTTGTTGGACTCAGTTCATGTTGCTCTTATGTGTTTCCTAAAGCGCCAACTTGAGAAGATCCACGCAGATGGTTCTGGGTTTGCATCAAAAGTTCTAAG GTCCCTGGATTGGAGCTTGCTTGATACATTAACTTGGCCAATTTACTTGGTCAATTATCTGATTGCaatgggccataaaaatggagATGACTGGAAAGAGTTATATGCACATTGCCTGGAGAGAGATTATTATACTTTATCTGCCGGTAAGAAGTTGATCACTTTGCAGATTTTATGCGATGATGTTCTGGATACTGAAGAGCTCAGAGCGGAAATGGACATGCGTGAGGTATCAGAAATTGGAAAGGAAATAGATACAAGCACAGTGTTGGGCGCATGTGAACCTGCAAGAATTCTTTCTGGAGACTCCAAAACTTCCAACTGCATGGACATAGAAGCTGCACAAAGAGTTGAAAACCATCAGACAAAAAAATCTCATGACAATCTCCATACAGAGTCTCTAGTTGGTGGAGCAGTTGAGGACGGTAATGGTGATGAATGCCGCCTTTGTGGtatggatggagtattagtttgTTGCGATGGGTGCCCAATGGCTTACCATTCAAGATGCTTAGGATTGAACAAGATGCCTGTTTCCAATGTATCATGGTACTGTCCTGAGTGTAAAGTCAGTGAAAAGGACCCCAAAATTCTGAGGAGGACAACATTGAGGGGAGGGGAAGTTTTTGGTGTTGATCCAACCGGACTAGTCTTTGTCGCTTCTTGTGACCATTTACTTGT AATGAAGACCTCAGTTGATTCTGGAACTAGTCCAAGATACTATATTAGACACCATATTCCTGGAGTCCTTAATGTTCTTAATGCGAATCCAGATTTTGCTACTGCCTATTCAGAAATATGCCAAGGGATAATGCAATATTGGGATTTATCTGCAGATACCATACCATCATCCAACAGGAAATCTGGAATTGGTTTAGAATTACAGAATGAGGGAAGTGGCCCATGCATTGCACAATTAGTTGATATGCTGGACAAAGTCCCTGAAACGACTGAGGTTCAAAATCATGCAACTTGTGTCACTG GTCCTGTAAGACAACAGTGTGAAATCTTGAAAACAATGGTGGACGAACCTGCTTCGTCTAGTAGTTTAATTGGTAGGCCTGCCAGTCCTCATGAATCAAGCCAACAAAGCAACTCTAATACGACAGAGGCTGTTTCCACAAGAAGTAGCAATATTAGTGCTCTAAGTGATGCTCCCTCAGAAGCCAACCGATCGCTTGTTAGCCAGAAACTTGATAATAAAATAGGATCTACTTGTGGTAGTCCAGCCCGTTGGTGCTTATACAAGGGCTCTTCCTTCAAAAAAACTGGTTACATAAATCACTATTTGCATGGAGATTTCTCTGCATCTGCAGCTGCTAACTTGGCCATTCTTTCACATGAAGAAAGTCAAGTTTCAGAGTCTCAACAAGCTGTTAGCATCAGCTATGCAGATCAGGTAAAGGCTTTCTCTATAGCAGCTATGGGATTTTCCTGGCCCAATGTGGACAACAAACTTGCAGAAGTCCCTCGGGAAAGATGTAGCTGGTGCTTTTCTTGTAAGGCTTCTGTAACAAGCAAGAGAGAGTGCTTGCTGAATGCAGCTGCTTCAAATGCCACCAGAGGGGTGATGAAGGTACTTGCTGGCGTTCGGCCTGTAAAGAATGGTCGGGACGAGAGACTTGCTGGCATCGCAGCATATATTATGTTTATGGAGGAGAGCTTAAGTGGACTACTTGTCGGTCCCTTCCTTAATGACACTTTCAGGAAACAATGGCGCAGACAACTTGAACAGGCCGCCAATTGTTCCGAAATGAAGATCCTTTTGCTTGAA CTTGAGGAGAATATGCGCTCCATTGCCTTTTCTGGAGATTGGATGAAACTTGTCGATTGTTTTTCTACTCAATCCTCCACTTCTGAGATTGCAACTGGATCAACTCAGAAATGTAGGCCAGGCAGGCGGGGCAAGAAACGACCTGATATGGTTGAAGCTGTAGCGGACGGTTTCATGAATAAACCAACTAAGTTCACCTGGTGGCGAGGAGGTATAATGTCGAAGCTTATGTTCCAAAGAGGGGTTCTTCCAAGCTCATTTATCAAAAAGCCAGCCCGTCAAG GTGGTAAAAAGAAGATACCCGGTGTACGATATGTTGAAGGAAATGAAATCCCCAGAATTAGCAGGCAGCTCTTCTGGCGTTCCGCAGTAGAAATAAGTAGGAGTGTGGCACATCTTGCACTTCAG GTGAGATACTTTAATCTATATGTGAGATGGGGTGATCTTGGTCGTCCAGAGCAAATGCCTGGTGATGGAAAAGGCTCAGAGGCAGAATCATCCGCTTTTAGAAATGCTGTTATCCATGCTAAGAAGATAGTGGGACATGAAGTTAGGTACTGTGTTGGATTTGGTTGTAGGAAACACCTGCCGGTGCGTGTTATGAAAAATATAGTGCAAACAGAGAAAATCCTGGAAAGTGGGAAGGAAAGATACTGGTTCTCTGAGACCTTCATCCCCTTgtatttaattagagaatatgAACGAAAAGCAGAGAAAGCCAAGTCTGTGAATGTGCTGTCCAAACTGCAGAAAAGACAGTTGAAGGTTTCCCGTGAAAATATATTCTCTGCTCTCTTATTGGAGATGGGTAACACAGGGAAGAATTGTTGTTCGTGTCATCAAGATGTCTCCTATAG GAGTGCTGTGAAGTGCCATGCATGTCAAG GATTATGTCATCAGCAATGTGCCACCACTCGGACAGTAAATAAAAGTGAGGATACTGACTTTGTAGTTATCTGCAAGCAATGCTGTGAAACTCAGGCGGCTACTCCAGCTGATAGTAGCTGTGGATCTGCCACAAGTCCTTTGCTCCCTCAAGTACCAGACGTCTCTAAGCCAGCTATTCCTAAGGATGTAAACTCAGTCTGCGATAAAGAATCATTGATAAATAATCCTACAGTTACAACGACAAATGCTATTCCTAAGGTTGTAAACTCAGTATCCCATAAAGGATCATTGATAAATCGTCCTGCAGTAACAAAGACAAAGACAAATGCAAGATCAAATTGGGGTCTCATATGGAGGAAGAAGTTTTCTGAAGATACTGGCTTCGACTTCAGATCAAGAAACATTCTTCTGAGTGGTAACACAGATAGGGAACTGATGAAACCTGTTTGCCGTCTTTGTGATCAGCCATATGCTGGTGATGCAATGTATATTTGCTGTGAATCATGCAAAA ATTGGTTACACGCTGATGCTTTAGAGCTTGACGAGTCAAAGATTTTTTCTGTTGTGGGATATAAGTGCTGCAAATGCCGAAGGATCAAATCTCCTGTGTGTCCTTACTCAAATCTACCAAAAAAGACTGTATTGAAGGGGAAAATAGAGAACCAACAAGGTTCCAAGCTGAAGATTCCTGCAATGGCCTTTAACCGTGATATGATCCTAGCGCATCTTGAAGATGTTCCAACAGCTTCCAAATTACTCCAAAAGCCAAAAGCCATCATTGCACCAGCACTAGCAACAAATAATCCTCTTCTCGCTTCTCTTGATAAAGTCAAGCAATGCACTGAGGGGGAGTCAGAACTGAATAGTGGATGGAAAAATGCAAATGCATCTGATCCTGAGCCTAGAAAGTTGTCAGTCAGGAGACATGATAATCGAGAAATGGATGTCCAATGTCAGGAAGGTGCCTGCCCGTTTGAAGCATCTTTGCCTTTAGAAGAAAATGGTGTTAATTCCACACTGGAGATGCTCATAAGGAGAAGTACAAGACAAGAGACCAAATTAGCAACCAAATCTTTCAGGGATGAAGAAGTAACAAAATCTACAGAGGCAAATCCTTTAACCCCAGTGCAGGATTCGTTATCCCTGCAGCAGTTTGCTTCTCAAGATTTCTTTGATCTTGAAACCAATGTTGGTGGCCATGTGAATAGCAAGGAGCCCTCTACAGTTCCCAAAAATGGAATAACTGAAGCATTCCATGACCAGGAAAAGCTATTTGCGTCTGCAGAAACATCTAAACAGATGGTGCCTTGTAAGCTGTGTTCAAGAAACGAACCACATATAGATCTTTCTTGCGAGATTTGTGGTATAAATATTCATAAAACTTGCTCACCCTGGTATGAATCATCCTCCGATGAGGATGACTGGAGGTGTGGCAGTTGTCGTGACTGGAGCTAG
- the LOC121743071 gene encoding DDT domain-containing protein PTM-like isoform X1 has protein sequence METVVVEPESHRGRKRKVNNVQTAAQGIGSRKKVMHTRSFELVGRYVLNEFKGSGVLLGRIMDYDSGLYRINYEGDLCEDLNSRKVKSLLVEEGDLTDEWPKRKEMLNQLLSSKDVNSNTATATYARELEKANPIDSSSLSGMTNSCSADDGIVNVQSDEVGADSSSGSCGGALGEETKRPLFLPPDLPPSSGHIGVPEECVSCLLSVYSFLRSFSVRLFLYPFALDDFVGALNCSVANTLLDSVHVALMCFLKRQLEKIHADGSGFASKVLRSLDWSLLDTLTWPIYLVNYLIAMGHKNGDDWKELYAHCLERDYYTLSAGKKLITLQILCDDVLDTEELRAEMDMREVSEIGKEIDTSTVLGACEPARILSGDSKTSNCMDIEAAQRVENHQTKKSHDNLHTESLVGGAVEDGNGDECRLCGMDGVLVCCDGCPMAYHSRCLGLNKMPVSNVSWYCPECKVSEKDPKILRRTTLRGGEVFGVDPTGLVFVASCDHLLVMKTSVDSGTSPRYYIRHHIPGVLNVLNANPDFATAYSEICQGIMQYWDLSADTIPSSNRKSGIGLELQNEGSGPCIAQLVDMLDKVPETTEVQNHATCVTGNSAEMAGSCLRNCVQQPVSSESSFDNVTKSGCHAGPVRQQCEILKTMVDEPASSSSLIGRPASPHESSQQSNSNTTEAVSTRSSNISALSDAPSEANRSLVSQKLDNKIGSTCGSPARWCLYKGSSFKKTGYINHYLHGDFSASAAANLAILSHEESQVSESQQAVSISYADQVKAFSIAAMGFSWPNVDNKLAEVPRERCSWCFSCKASVTSKRECLLNAAASNATRGVMKVLAGVRPVKNGRDERLAGIAAYIMFMEESLSGLLVGPFLNDTFRKQWRRQLEQAANCSEMKILLLELEENMRSIAFSGDWMKLVDCFSTQSSTSEIATGSTQKCRPGRRGKKRPDMVEAVADGFMNKPTKFTWWRGGIMSKLMFQRGVLPSSFIKKPARQGGKKKIPGVRYVEGNEIPRISRQLFWRSAVEISRSVAHLALQVRYFNLYVRWGDLGRPEQMPGDGKGSEAESSAFRNAVIHAKKIVGHEVRYCVGFGCRKHLPVRVMKNIVQTEKILESGKERYWFSETFIPLYLIREYERKAEKAKSVNVLSKLQKRQLKVSRENIFSALLLEMGNTGKNCCSCHQDVSYRSAVKCHACQGLCHQQCATTRTVNKSEDTDFVVICKQCCETQAATPADSSCGSATSPLLPQVPDVSKPAIPKDVNSVCDKESLINNPTVTTTNAIPKVVNSVSHKGSLINRPAVTKTKTNARSNWGLIWRKKFSEDTGFDFRSRNILLSGNTDRELMKPVCRLCDQPYAGDAMYICCESCKNWLHADALELDESKIFSVVGYKCCKCRRIKSPVCPYSNLPKKTVLKGKIENQQGSKLKIPAMAFNRDMILAHLEDVPTASKLLQKPKAIIAPALATNNPLLASLDKVKQCTEGESELNSGWKNANASDPEPRKLSVRRHDNREMDVQCQEGACPFEASLPLEENGVNSTLEMLIRRSTRQETKLATKSFRDEEVTKSTEANPLTPVQDSLSLQQFASQDFFDLETNVGGHVNSKEPSTVPKNGITEAFHDQEKLFASAETSKQMVPCKLCSRNEPHIDLSCEICGINIHKTCSPWYESSSDEDDWRCGSCRDWS, from the exons CCTAAGAGAAAGGAAATGCTGAACCAACTTTTGTCAAGTAAAGATGTGAACTCGAACACAGCAACTGCTACCTATGCACGAGAGCTGGAAAAAGCAAATCCCATTGATTCATCATCATTGAGTGGAATGACCAATTCTTGTAGTGCTGATGACGGGATTGTCAATGTTCAGAGTGATGAGGTTGGTGCTGATTCTTCGAGTGGTTCATGTGGGGGTGCTCTAGGGGAGGAGACTAAACGGCCACTTTTTCTACCACCAGATCTGCCTCCTTCGTCTGGTCATATTGGCGTTCCGGAAGAGTGCGTCTCATGTCTTCTTTCTGTCTATAGTTTCTTGCGTTCATTCAGTGTGCGGCTGTTTCTGTACCCTTTTGCATTGGATGATTTTGTGGGGGCACTCAATTGCTCTGTTGCAAACACTTTGTTGGACTCAGTTCATGTTGCTCTTATGTGTTTCCTAAAGCGCCAACTTGAGAAGATCCACGCAGATGGTTCTGGGTTTGCATCAAAAGTTCTAAG GTCCCTGGATTGGAGCTTGCTTGATACATTAACTTGGCCAATTTACTTGGTCAATTATCTGATTGCaatgggccataaaaatggagATGACTGGAAAGAGTTATATGCACATTGCCTGGAGAGAGATTATTATACTTTATCTGCCGGTAAGAAGTTGATCACTTTGCAGATTTTATGCGATGATGTTCTGGATACTGAAGAGCTCAGAGCGGAAATGGACATGCGTGAGGTATCAGAAATTGGAAAGGAAATAGATACAAGCACAGTGTTGGGCGCATGTGAACCTGCAAGAATTCTTTCTGGAGACTCCAAAACTTCCAACTGCATGGACATAGAAGCTGCACAAAGAGTTGAAAACCATCAGACAAAAAAATCTCATGACAATCTCCATACAGAGTCTCTAGTTGGTGGAGCAGTTGAGGACGGTAATGGTGATGAATGCCGCCTTTGTGGtatggatggagtattagtttgTTGCGATGGGTGCCCAATGGCTTACCATTCAAGATGCTTAGGATTGAACAAGATGCCTGTTTCCAATGTATCATGGTACTGTCCTGAGTGTAAAGTCAGTGAAAAGGACCCCAAAATTCTGAGGAGGACAACATTGAGGGGAGGGGAAGTTTTTGGTGTTGATCCAACCGGACTAGTCTTTGTCGCTTCTTGTGACCATTTACTTGT AATGAAGACCTCAGTTGATTCTGGAACTAGTCCAAGATACTATATTAGACACCATATTCCTGGAGTCCTTAATGTTCTTAATGCGAATCCAGATTTTGCTACTGCCTATTCAGAAATATGCCAAGGGATAATGCAATATTGGGATTTATCTGCAGATACCATACCATCATCCAACAGGAAATCTGGAATTGGTTTAGAATTACAGAATGAGGGAAGTGGCCCATGCATTGCACAATTAGTTGATATGCTGGACAAAGTCCCTGAAACGACTGAGGTTCAAAATCATGCAACTTGTGTCACTGGTAATTCTGCTGAAATGGCTGGTTCTTGTCTTAGAAACTGTGTTCAACAACCTGTTTCAAGTGAGAGTTCTTTTGATAATGTGACTAAATCCGGCTGTCATGCAGGTCCTGTAAGACAACAGTGTGAAATCTTGAAAACAATGGTGGACGAACCTGCTTCGTCTAGTAGTTTAATTGGTAGGCCTGCCAGTCCTCATGAATCAAGCCAACAAAGCAACTCTAATACGACAGAGGCTGTTTCCACAAGAAGTAGCAATATTAGTGCTCTAAGTGATGCTCCCTCAGAAGCCAACCGATCGCTTGTTAGCCAGAAACTTGATAATAAAATAGGATCTACTTGTGGTAGTCCAGCCCGTTGGTGCTTATACAAGGGCTCTTCCTTCAAAAAAACTGGTTACATAAATCACTATTTGCATGGAGATTTCTCTGCATCTGCAGCTGCTAACTTGGCCATTCTTTCACATGAAGAAAGTCAAGTTTCAGAGTCTCAACAAGCTGTTAGCATCAGCTATGCAGATCAGGTAAAGGCTTTCTCTATAGCAGCTATGGGATTTTCCTGGCCCAATGTGGACAACAAACTTGCAGAAGTCCCTCGGGAAAGATGTAGCTGGTGCTTTTCTTGTAAGGCTTCTGTAACAAGCAAGAGAGAGTGCTTGCTGAATGCAGCTGCTTCAAATGCCACCAGAGGGGTGATGAAGGTACTTGCTGGCGTTCGGCCTGTAAAGAATGGTCGGGACGAGAGACTTGCTGGCATCGCAGCATATATTATGTTTATGGAGGAGAGCTTAAGTGGACTACTTGTCGGTCCCTTCCTTAATGACACTTTCAGGAAACAATGGCGCAGACAACTTGAACAGGCCGCCAATTGTTCCGAAATGAAGATCCTTTTGCTTGAA CTTGAGGAGAATATGCGCTCCATTGCCTTTTCTGGAGATTGGATGAAACTTGTCGATTGTTTTTCTACTCAATCCTCCACTTCTGAGATTGCAACTGGATCAACTCAGAAATGTAGGCCAGGCAGGCGGGGCAAGAAACGACCTGATATGGTTGAAGCTGTAGCGGACGGTTTCATGAATAAACCAACTAAGTTCACCTGGTGGCGAGGAGGTATAATGTCGAAGCTTATGTTCCAAAGAGGGGTTCTTCCAAGCTCATTTATCAAAAAGCCAGCCCGTCAAG GTGGTAAAAAGAAGATACCCGGTGTACGATATGTTGAAGGAAATGAAATCCCCAGAATTAGCAGGCAGCTCTTCTGGCGTTCCGCAGTAGAAATAAGTAGGAGTGTGGCACATCTTGCACTTCAG GTGAGATACTTTAATCTATATGTGAGATGGGGTGATCTTGGTCGTCCAGAGCAAATGCCTGGTGATGGAAAAGGCTCAGAGGCAGAATCATCCGCTTTTAGAAATGCTGTTATCCATGCTAAGAAGATAGTGGGACATGAAGTTAGGTACTGTGTTGGATTTGGTTGTAGGAAACACCTGCCGGTGCGTGTTATGAAAAATATAGTGCAAACAGAGAAAATCCTGGAAAGTGGGAAGGAAAGATACTGGTTCTCTGAGACCTTCATCCCCTTgtatttaattagagaatatgAACGAAAAGCAGAGAAAGCCAAGTCTGTGAATGTGCTGTCCAAACTGCAGAAAAGACAGTTGAAGGTTTCCCGTGAAAATATATTCTCTGCTCTCTTATTGGAGATGGGTAACACAGGGAAGAATTGTTGTTCGTGTCATCAAGATGTCTCCTATAG GAGTGCTGTGAAGTGCCATGCATGTCAAG GATTATGTCATCAGCAATGTGCCACCACTCGGACAGTAAATAAAAGTGAGGATACTGACTTTGTAGTTATCTGCAAGCAATGCTGTGAAACTCAGGCGGCTACTCCAGCTGATAGTAGCTGTGGATCTGCCACAAGTCCTTTGCTCCCTCAAGTACCAGACGTCTCTAAGCCAGCTATTCCTAAGGATGTAAACTCAGTCTGCGATAAAGAATCATTGATAAATAATCCTACAGTTACAACGACAAATGCTATTCCTAAGGTTGTAAACTCAGTATCCCATAAAGGATCATTGATAAATCGTCCTGCAGTAACAAAGACAAAGACAAATGCAAGATCAAATTGGGGTCTCATATGGAGGAAGAAGTTTTCTGAAGATACTGGCTTCGACTTCAGATCAAGAAACATTCTTCTGAGTGGTAACACAGATAGGGAACTGATGAAACCTGTTTGCCGTCTTTGTGATCAGCCATATGCTGGTGATGCAATGTATATTTGCTGTGAATCATGCAAAA ATTGGTTACACGCTGATGCTTTAGAGCTTGACGAGTCAAAGATTTTTTCTGTTGTGGGATATAAGTGCTGCAAATGCCGAAGGATCAAATCTCCTGTGTGTCCTTACTCAAATCTACCAAAAAAGACTGTATTGAAGGGGAAAATAGAGAACCAACAAGGTTCCAAGCTGAAGATTCCTGCAATGGCCTTTAACCGTGATATGATCCTAGCGCATCTTGAAGATGTTCCAACAGCTTCCAAATTACTCCAAAAGCCAAAAGCCATCATTGCACCAGCACTAGCAACAAATAATCCTCTTCTCGCTTCTCTTGATAAAGTCAAGCAATGCACTGAGGGGGAGTCAGAACTGAATAGTGGATGGAAAAATGCAAATGCATCTGATCCTGAGCCTAGAAAGTTGTCAGTCAGGAGACATGATAATCGAGAAATGGATGTCCAATGTCAGGAAGGTGCCTGCCCGTTTGAAGCATCTTTGCCTTTAGAAGAAAATGGTGTTAATTCCACACTGGAGATGCTCATAAGGAGAAGTACAAGACAAGAGACCAAATTAGCAACCAAATCTTTCAGGGATGAAGAAGTAACAAAATCTACAGAGGCAAATCCTTTAACCCCAGTGCAGGATTCGTTATCCCTGCAGCAGTTTGCTTCTCAAGATTTCTTTGATCTTGAAACCAATGTTGGTGGCCATGTGAATAGCAAGGAGCCCTCTACAGTTCCCAAAAATGGAATAACTGAAGCATTCCATGACCAGGAAAAGCTATTTGCGTCTGCAGAAACATCTAAACAGATGGTGCCTTGTAAGCTGTGTTCAAGAAACGAACCACATATAGATCTTTCTTGCGAGATTTGTGGTATAAATATTCATAAAACTTGCTCACCCTGGTATGAATCATCCTCCGATGAGGATGACTGGAGGTGTGGCAGTTGTCGTGACTGGAGCTAG